In one bacterium genomic region, the following are encoded:
- a CDS encoding HNH endonuclease has product MTEDEFRKRTREIGMEWALSQYKLAEKQQFKCAYCGRRLLDTYDDYHAWEVDHVIPTIEDRDNEENLVVACNTCNFIKHRWIPAGWQDLSPAERVALARAEVKRRREERTERLTRLKEFFLEYEKQRQI; this is encoded by the coding sequence ATGACCGAGGATGAATTTCGAAAACGCACGCGCGAAATCGGCATGGAGTGGGCACTCTCGCAATATAAACTTGCGGAGAAGCAGCAATTCAAATGCGCGTACTGTGGTCGCCGGTTGCTTGACACCTACGACGACTATCATGCGTGGGAAGTGGATCACGTCATCCCGACAATCGAAGACCGCGACAACGAAGAAAATCTCGTTGTCGCGTGTAACACTTGCAATTTTATCAAACACCGATGGATACCCGCCGGTTGGCAAGACCTTTCGCCAGCGGAACGCGTCGCGCTCGCGCGCGCAGAGGTAAAACGACGACGCGAGGAACGCACAGAGCGGCTCACGCGCTTAAAGGAATTTTTTCTCGAATACGAAAAGCAGCGGCAAATATAA